The following coding sequences lie in one Pseudomonadota bacterium genomic window:
- a CDS encoding nucleotidyltransferase family protein has product MEREKLFKTVVSALVKHGIKKIAVFGSYARGDMTSKSDLDIIVHFTGRKSLLDIVRIERELCESTGVKIDLQTEKSLSPHLKPYIDKELLVLYQ; this is encoded by the coding sequence ATGGAAAGAGAGAAATTGTTTAAGACAGTAGTGTCAGCCCTTGTAAAACATGGGATAAAGAAAATTGCTGTGTTCGGTTCTTACGCAAGAGGTGATATGACCAGTAAGAGCGATCTTGATATAATTGTACATTTTACAGGAAGAAAAAGTCTCCTTGATATCGTGAGAATTGAAAGAGAATTGTGTGAAAGCACCGGTGTAAAGATAGATCTTCAAACCGAGAAATCGTTGAGCCCCCATCTGAAGCCTTACATTGACAAAGAACTGTTGGTGCTCTATCAATGA